TCATCAATTTTTCCCCATTCACTTCCGAAACACAAATCTGTAACAATATTTAAACTATCGAGAATTTTAACAGCACCAAAAGCAAAATATTCTGCCGATTGCAATACATAAGTTACAGGAAGCTCAATTACCAGGTCCACACCGTTCATCAGCGCCATCTTTGTCTTTGCCCACTTATTCAATAAGGCAGGCTCACCCCTTTGGATAAAGTTACCGCTCATTACACACACAACGTAATCTGCAGCTGTTATATTTTTAGATGTCTCTAAATGATATTTATGACCGTTATGGAATGGATTATATTCTGTTATCAATCCTAGTACTCTCATTGCACCTACCTACTAACTATATATAATTTAGTATCATAACTTCTAAGTTTACTTATATATCATAACATTTGATAAAATTTGACACAATATAATAATAATAATATTCTTGGTTAATTATTAAATTTTTACTATGAAATTATCTTTAGGATATTGTATACAAAAATCAAATCATATATAATAAGATATGGATTTGCTCATTATTTTAAAAACTACAAAAACTACAAGAAAAATTTATTTTGTAATTTTAAAATAGTGGACAAATTGGCGTACTAATTAATATACTAGGAGGAGTATTTAAAATGAGTAATTTTATGGAAAAAATCAAAGAACAGGCCAAGTCCGACAAAAAGAAAATTGTTTTGGCTGAAGGAACAGAACCTAGAACTGTCAAAGCCGCTGCAATGATATTAGAGCAGGGCATAGCGGACATTGTTTTACTAGGGGATGAAAGTGAAATTAAGAAAGTTGCTGGGGATCTGGATATTTCAAAAGCTGAGATTATTAATCCTGAAATGTCAGATAAATTTGAAGAGTTTGTCAACAAGCTTTATGAAATGAGAAAAAGCAAAGGTCTTACCTTAGACCAGGCTAAAGAATTAATGAAAAACCCTCTTTATTTTGGCGTCATGATGGTAAAAAATGATATAGCAGATGGTATGGTTGCTGGAGCAATCAACTCTACAGCAAATGTGTTAAGACCGTCACTTCAAATTCTAAAAACTGCCCCGGGAACTAAGCTAGTCTCAAGTTTCTTTGTAATGGTGGTCCCTAACTGTGAATATGGCGAAAATGGAATATTTATATACTCTGATTGTGGTTTAAATGAAAATCCGGATGCTGAAGCTTTATCAGAAATAGCGATAGCTTCCGCTAAATCTTTTAAATCATTGGTTGGTGCAGAACCAAGAGTAGCTATGCTGTCATACTCTACATACGGTAGTGCGAAAAGCGAGTTGGTTGACAAGGTACAACTGGCTACCAAATTGGCAAAAGAAAAGAGGCCTGACCTGGCATTGGATGGAGAACTCCAGGCTGATGCAGCTATTATTCCTGCTGTTGGTAAATCAAAGGCTCCAGGCAGTAAAATTGCAGGTACAGCAAACGTATTAATATTCCCTGACTTAAATGCTGGAAATATTGCTTATAAATTAACTGAAAGATTGGCAAAAGCTGAAGCTTATGGTCCAATTACACAGGGTATTGCAAAACCTGTCAATGATTTGTCAAGAGGCTGCAGTGCAGAAGATATTGTAGGCGTTGTAGCGATTACCTGCGTACAGGCACAAAATAAGTAAAGGAGATGACTTCAATGAAAATACTAGTGATTAATGCGGGGAGTTCATCCCTGAAATATCAATTATTTGATATGGATAAAGAAGAAGTCCTGGCAAAAGGCTTGTGTGAGAGAATAGGTATAGAAGGTTCCCAATTAAAGCACCAACCCAAAGACCAGGATACTGTAATAATATCAAATCCTATGAAAAATCATGCTGATGCAATAAGAATGGTAATAGATGCACTGGTGGATCCAGCTTATGGTGTAATAAAAGATATGAGCGAAATTACAGCTGTTGGACATAGGGTCGTTCACGGAGGAGAGGCATTTAGCGGTTCGGTAATTATTGACGCCCAGGTAATGAAGGTACTTAATGCATGTATAGATTTAGCCCCTTTACACAACCCGCCTAATATTATCGGTATCGAAGCATGTAAGGAAGCTATGCCTGGTGTGCCGATGGTAGGTGTATTTGATACTGCATTCCATCAGACTATGCCTCCGGAAGCTTATTTATATGCCATCCCCTACGAGCTATATGAAAAGCATAAAATCAGAAAATACGGTTTCCATGGAACTTCCCATAAATATGTTGCTGAAAGGGCAGCAAAGCTGTTGAAAAAGCCGATTGAACAATTGAAGATTATCACATGTCATTTAGGAAATGGTTCCAGCATTACTGCGGTAAAAAATGGCAAATCAGTAGATACCAGTATGGGATTTACTCCTCTTGCTGGGGTAGCAATGGGGACAAGATCCGGAATGATTGACCCTGCTATCGTCACATTCCTAATGGAAAAAGAAAATCTTTCAATAAAAGAAGTTAATGACCTTTTAAATAAAAAATCCGGTGTACTGGGTATATCAGGTGTCAGCAGTGATTTCAGAGATATTCATGCTGCTGCCGATGAAGGGAATAAGAGGGCAAGACTAGCTTTAGATATATTTGCTTACAGTGTGAAAAAATATATTGGGACTTATGCGGCAATTATGGGCGGGGTAGATGCAATCGTATTTACCGCCGGTATTGGAGAAAACAATGCAAAAATGAGGACTGGTATCTTAAGTGGCTTAGAATTTATGGGTATAAAAATCGATGAAGAAAAGAATGCTATAAGAGGAAAAGAGATTGACATCAGCACACCGGATGCAAGCGTGAGAACTCTGGTTATTCCAACTA
This is a stretch of genomic DNA from Petroclostridium xylanilyticum. It encodes these proteins:
- the pta gene encoding phosphate acetyltransferase, whose amino-acid sequence is MSNFMEKIKEQAKSDKKKIVLAEGTEPRTVKAAAMILEQGIADIVLLGDESEIKKVAGDLDISKAEIINPEMSDKFEEFVNKLYEMRKSKGLTLDQAKELMKNPLYFGVMMVKNDIADGMVAGAINSTANVLRPSLQILKTAPGTKLVSSFFVMVVPNCEYGENGIFIYSDCGLNENPDAEALSEIAIASAKSFKSLVGAEPRVAMLSYSTYGSAKSELVDKVQLATKLAKEKRPDLALDGELQADAAIIPAVGKSKAPGSKIAGTANVLIFPDLNAGNIAYKLTERLAKAEAYGPITQGIAKPVNDLSRGCSAEDIVGVVAITCVQAQNK
- a CDS encoding acetate/propionate family kinase; the protein is MKILVINAGSSSLKYQLFDMDKEEVLAKGLCERIGIEGSQLKHQPKDQDTVIISNPMKNHADAIRMVIDALVDPAYGVIKDMSEITAVGHRVVHGGEAFSGSVIIDAQVMKVLNACIDLAPLHNPPNIIGIEACKEAMPGVPMVGVFDTAFHQTMPPEAYLYAIPYELYEKHKIRKYGFHGTSHKYVAERAAKLLKKPIEQLKIITCHLGNGSSITAVKNGKSVDTSMGFTPLAGVAMGTRSGMIDPAIVTFLMEKENLSIKEVNDLLNKKSGVLGISGVSSDFRDIHAAADEGNKRARLALDIFAYSVKKYIGTYAAIMGGVDAIVFTAGIGENNAKMRTGILSGLEFMGIKIDEEKNAIRGKEIDISTPDASVRTLVIPTNEELMIALDTKKLVENMK